One stretch of Zingiber officinale cultivar Zhangliang chromosome 6B, Zo_v1.1, whole genome shotgun sequence DNA includes these proteins:
- the LOC121991933 gene encoding protein EXORDIUM-like 3 → MSRCGRFHECLALGLLAVAVASGGVVAWRPWPHHFAEDGSFGGNNAALVAGGEAAALGESKKYEGSSEFVKLRYHMGPVLTANITVHPIWYGSWSPSQKHILRCFLRSISAPSAPRPSVAAWWRTVRLYTDQTGANISATVVLGAERSDRRYSHGRKLSRLAIQNVIRDAVAAPRRPLPVNPRGGLYLVLTSADVAVQDFCLTACGFHYFTFPAIVGYTLPYAWAGNSAVQCPGFCAYPFAVPPFAVGLRAAERPPNGDVGVDGMVSVVAHELAEMASNPLVNAWYAGEDPSFPTEIADLCEGIYGTGGGGAYTGQMLIDGRSGAAYNVNGVGGSKFLVQWIWNPYLSYCSGPNALDHQ, encoded by the coding sequence ATGTCGCGCTGTGGAAGATTTCATGAATGCTTAGCTCTCGGCCTCCTAGCTGTCGCCGTGGCGAGCGGCGGAGTGGTCGCATGGCGTCCCTGGCCGCACCATTTCGCTGAGGATGGAAGCTTTGGGGGAAACAATGCCGCCTTGGTCGCCGGAGGCGAAGCGGCGGCTTTGGGGGAGTCGAAGAAGTACGAGGGATCGTCGGAGTTCGTGAAGCTACGGTACCACATGGGGCCGGTGCTCACCGCCAATATCACCGTCCACCCCATTTGGTACGGCAGTTGGTCGCCGTCGCAGAAGCACATCCTCCGCTGCTTCCTCCGTTCCATCTCCGCCCCCTCCGCCCCGCGCCCCTCTGTCGCCGCCTGGTGGCGCACCGTCCGCCTTTACACCGACCAGACCGGCGCCAACATCTCCGCCACTGTTGTCCTGGGCGCTGAGCGCTCCGACCGCCGGTACTCCCACGGCCGCAAGCTCTCCCGCCTGGCGATCCAGAACGTGATCCGCGACGCGGTGGCGGCGCCTCGCCGCCCGCTCCCAGTTAACCCCCGCGGCGGGCTCTACCTCGTCCTCACCTCCGCCGACGTCGCCGTGCAGGACTTCTGCCTCACGGCCTGCGGTTTCCACTACTTCACCTTCCCGGCCATCGTCGGCTACACGCTCCCCTACGCCTGGGCCGGTAACTCCGCGGTCCAGTGCCCCGGGTTCTGCGCCTACCCTTTCGCCGTCCCGCCCTTCGCCGTCGGCCTCCGCGCCGCGGAGCGGCCGCCCAACGGCGACGTCGGGGTCGACGGCATGGTCAGCGTGGTGGCGCACGAGCTGGCGGAGATGGCCTCCAACCCGCTGGTGAACGCGTGGTACGCCGGCGAGGACCCCAGCTTCCCCACCGAGATCGCCGACCTCTGCGAGGGCATCTACGGCACCGGCGGCGGCGGGGCCTACACGGGGCAGATGCTCATCGACGGCCGCAGCGGCGCCGCCTACAACGTGAACGGCGTCGGCGGCAGCAAATTCCTGGTCCAGTGGATTTGGAACCCATACTTGAGCTACTGCAGCGGACCCAACGCACTCGATCACCAGTAG